One genomic segment of Synechocystis sp. LKSZ1 includes these proteins:
- a CDS encoding MBL fold metallo-hydrolase → MKLLFLGSGSAFTIGSDNFQSNMLFLAKNGRKLLIDCGTDIRFSLYQAGFSYHDITDIYISHLHSDHVGGLEYIGFMTKFDPHCHRPTLYLSQDIAIDLWHKSLAGGMEALEGELADLDSFFKIHPLKPNGHFTWEDITFHLVKLNHVNTGFMLMPAYGLFFEIGGTKIFLTTDTKLCSEELQTYYLEADLIFHDCEISNTPTPVHAHYQQLLMLSPTIRQKMWLYGYQAGSLPAAQADGFLGFVKRGQVFDFDQRA, encoded by the coding sequence ATGAAACTATTATTTCTCGGTTCAGGTTCTGCCTTTACAATTGGATCGGATAATTTTCAATCCAATATGCTATTCCTTGCAAAGAATGGGCGTAAGCTTTTGATCGACTGTGGCACCGATATTCGATTTTCCCTCTACCAAGCTGGCTTTTCTTACCACGATATTACCGATATTTATATTAGTCATCTCCATTCCGACCATGTGGGGGGATTAGAATACATCGGCTTTATGACCAAGTTCGATCCCCATTGCCATCGTCCAACCTTATACCTTAGCCAAGATATTGCCATTGACCTCTGGCACAAAAGTTTAGCAGGGGGAATGGAGGCTCTGGAAGGGGAATTGGCTGATCTAGATAGTTTTTTTAAAATTCATCCTCTCAAACCTAATGGTCATTTCACTTGGGAAGATATTACCTTTCATTTGGTGAAGTTAAATCATGTAAATACAGGCTTTATGCTGATGCCGGCCTACGGTTTGTTTTTTGAGATTGGAGGCACGAAAATCTTTCTCACCACGGATACAAAACTTTGTTCTGAAGAACTACAGACCTATTACCTAGAAGCAGATTTAATTTTCCATGATTGTGAAATTTCTAATACCCCCACCCCGGTTCATGCCCATTATCAACAACTTCTGATGCTCTCCCCAACCATTCGTCAAAAAATGTGGTTATATGGGTATCAAGCTGGGAGTTTGCCCGCTGCTCAAGCAGATGGATTTTTAGGCTTTGTTAAGCGAGGCCAAGTCTTTGATTTCGACCAACGGGCTTAA